From the Gramella sp. Hel_I_59 genome, one window contains:
- a CDS encoding nicotinic acid mononucleotide adenyltransferase: protein MLVAAVLATGTVAMAQDNDPKPAFEKQGELIKGTFYYEDGNIRQEGTYKDGRLHGEWISYNKDGEKTAIANYENGQKDGKWFFWTEDKLTEVDYKDSVIASVNSWKSESSLVSND, encoded by the coding sequence ATGTTAGTAGCAGCAGTTCTGGCAACAGGAACCGTTGCAATGGCGCAGGATAATGATCCAAAACCCGCTTTTGAGAAGCAGGGTGAATTAATTAAAGGAACATTTTATTATGAAGATGGAAATATTAGACAGGAAGGTACGTACAAGGACGGCAGACTCCACGGAGAATGGATTTCTTACAACAAAGACGGTGAGAAGACGGCCATCGCCAATTACGAAAATGGCCAGAAAGATGGAAAATGGTTCTTCTGGACTGAAGATAAACTTACTGAAGTGGACTATAAAGATAGCGTGATCGCTAGCGTAAATAGCTGGAAAAGCGAAAGCTCTCTTGTTAGTAATGACTAA
- a CDS encoding TetR/AcrR family transcriptional regulator: MLNKRKLKKLFLFLKFPRLTFAPNLHEVREKILNSAAEMFLSYGFKSVTMDDIAESIGISKKTIYAHFSTKNKLVAAAGLQVIQTMGCGIGAIQDKNQNPIKENYEIKHYIAQNLKGEKTSPHFQLQKYYPKVYESLKDKQYELLETCMQDNLNRGIESGYYRKDINVDFISRIHFVGLMGIKDTDLFAPEKYSQPALMDHFLEYHLRAICTAKGLKTLEDLIELDEK, from the coding sequence ATGTTAAATAAACGTAAACTGAAGAAACTTTTTTTGTTTCTAAAGTTTCCTAGACTTACTTTTGCACCAAATTTACATGAAGTGAGGGAGAAAATTTTAAATAGTGCCGCAGAGATGTTTCTATCCTATGGTTTCAAAAGTGTAACCATGGATGACATTGCGGAAAGTATCGGGATCTCTAAGAAAACTATTTACGCGCATTTTTCTACCAAGAACAAATTGGTAGCAGCAGCAGGTTTACAGGTGATCCAGACAATGGGTTGCGGGATTGGCGCAATTCAGGATAAAAATCAGAATCCGATCAAGGAAAATTACGAGATCAAACATTATATCGCGCAGAATTTGAAAGGAGAAAAGACCTCTCCTCATTTTCAGCTTCAAAAATATTATCCGAAAGTCTATGAGAGTCTTAAGGACAAGCAGTATGAACTTTTGGAAACCTGCATGCAGGATAACCTCAATCGCGGGATCGAAAGTGGTTATTACCGTAAGGACATTAACGTGGATTTTATAAGCCGTATACATTTTGTTGGGCTTATGGGAATTAAGGATACAGATCTATTCGCTCCTGAAAAGTATTCTCAGCCGGCTTTGATGGACCATTTCCTGGAATACCATCTGCGTGCAATATGTACCGCAAAAGGATTAAAAACTTTAGAAGATTTAATTGAGTTAGATGAAAAGTAG
- a CDS encoding efflux RND transporter periplasmic adaptor subunit yields MRKLVYILSFSTLLAACGGGSEKSTEEILESNDIETIQKKRDELTAQQSELETEIKKLDSKLKEINPERNIPLVTSFAVEAEHFDHFLELQGSVETRKNVVLNAEMGGILQKIYVEEGQKVSKGQTLAKIDDGGLSQQLAQMEIQLDLAKTTFERQKRLWEQQIGSEIEYLQAKSNYEGQVNAVKQMKSQLSKSVVSAPFSGTIDEIITEQGNVVSPGQTQILRIVNLDDMYIKTDVPENYISNVTQGKPVEVTFPVLGKTVDTKVKQVGSYINPNNRTFTAEIDVPNKEKEIKPNLTARVKINDYTSENAILVPQNILSENADGEQYLYVLDQVEGEKAVAKRVIVKTGKSQGDSIEVLEGLKDGDLIIEDGARSVKEGQTVKIMNY; encoded by the coding sequence ATGAGAAAACTAGTATATATTTTATCGTTCAGTACTTTGCTAGCTGCCTGTGGTGGTGGTTCAGAAAAATCTACGGAAGAAATTCTGGAAAGCAATGACATAGAAACTATTCAGAAGAAAAGAGATGAGCTTACCGCTCAACAGTCTGAGCTGGAAACTGAAATTAAAAAACTTGATTCCAAGCTGAAGGAGATCAACCCGGAGAGAAATATTCCTCTGGTAACTTCCTTTGCTGTGGAAGCTGAACATTTCGATCATTTCCTTGAACTACAGGGAAGCGTGGAAACAAGAAAAAATGTCGTTCTAAACGCTGAAATGGGCGGAATTCTTCAGAAGATCTATGTAGAAGAAGGTCAGAAAGTTTCAAAAGGACAGACTCTAGCGAAGATCGATGATGGTGGATTGAGTCAGCAACTTGCACAAATGGAAATTCAGCTGGACCTGGCCAAGACTACTTTTGAAAGACAGAAGCGTCTCTGGGAGCAGCAAATTGGTAGCGAAATTGAATATTTACAGGCAAAATCCAATTATGAAGGACAGGTAAACGCTGTAAAGCAAATGAAGAGTCAGCTTTCAAAATCTGTTGTAAGCGCACCTTTTTCAGGAACCATTGATGAGATCATCACAGAGCAGGGAAATGTCGTTTCACCTGGTCAAACACAGATTCTCAGAATCGTAAATCTTGACGATATGTATATCAAGACTGATGTACCAGAAAATTATATCTCCAATGTAACCCAGGGAAAACCGGTAGAAGTAACCTTCCCGGTACTTGGCAAAACTGTGGACACTAAGGTAAAGCAAGTAGGTAGTTACATTAATCCCAACAACCGAACCTTTACTGCAGAGATCGATGTTCCAAATAAGGAGAAAGAGATAAAACCAAACCTTACAGCAAGAGTAAAGATCAACGATTACACCAGTGAAAACGCAATTCTGGTCCCACAAAACATTCTTTCTGAAAATGCTGATGGAGAACAGTACCTATATGTTTTAGATCAGGTTGAAGGCGAAAAAGCGGTGGCTAAGAGAGTAATCGTTAAGACCGGAAAATCTCAGGGAGATTCTATTGAAGTATTGGAAGGCCTGAAAGATGGTGACCTAATCATTGAGGATGGTGCTCGTAGTGTGAAAGAAGGACAAACCGTCAAAATCATGAATTACTAA
- the aspS gene encoding aspartate--tRNA ligase: MYRSHTCGELNAEHIGNTVTLSGWVQKVRNKGFMIWVDLRDRYGLTQLIFDEERSSEELMQKAGNLAREFVIQVTGEVIEREAKNPNIPTGEIELLVQDFKILNTSKTPPFTIEDETDGGEDLRMKYRYLDIRRKPVQNKLMFRHQVGMKVRNYLSNAGFIEVETPYLIKSTPEGARDFVVPSRMNEGQFYALPQSPQTFKQLLMVGGMDKYFQIVKCFRDEDLRADRQPEFTQIDCEMAFVEQEDILNIFEGLTRHLLKEIRNVEVNEFPRMTYADAMRKYGNDKPDIRFGMEFAELDDVAKNKGFNVFDQQELVVGIAVPGAASFTRKEIDKLISWVKRPQIGATGLVWAKYNEDGSLKSSVDKFYSQEDLKAWAEASSAKPGDLILVMAGDVDKTRSQLSALRMHLGNEMGLRKSDEFAPLWVVDFPLLEWDEDTERFHAMHHPFTSPKKEDFALLETDPGKVRANAYDLVLNGNEIGGGSIRIHDKETQSQMFKYLGFTPEEAEEQFGFLMDAFQYGAPPHGGIAFGFDRLVAILGGQESIRDYIAFPKNNSGRDVMIDAPAKLDEQQLTDLHLQLKS; the protein is encoded by the coding sequence ATGTACAGAAGTCATACCTGCGGCGAACTAAATGCCGAACATATTGGAAATACAGTAACCCTTTCCGGATGGGTGCAAAAAGTCAGGAACAAAGGTTTTATGATTTGGGTGGATCTTCGTGATCGCTATGGTCTTACGCAATTGATTTTTGATGAAGAGCGTTCTTCTGAAGAACTAATGCAGAAAGCAGGTAATCTTGCTCGTGAATTCGTGATCCAGGTAACCGGGGAAGTGATCGAGCGTGAAGCAAAAAATCCTAACATTCCTACTGGGGAGATCGAATTACTAGTACAGGATTTCAAAATTTTGAATACTTCAAAAACACCACCTTTTACTATTGAAGATGAAACCGATGGTGGTGAAGATCTTAGAATGAAATATCGCTATCTGGATATTCGTAGAAAACCAGTTCAGAATAAATTAATGTTTCGACACCAGGTAGGAATGAAGGTAAGAAACTATCTTTCTAATGCTGGCTTTATTGAAGTAGAAACTCCATACCTTATTAAATCCACTCCTGAAGGTGCCCGTGACTTTGTAGTACCTAGCCGAATGAACGAAGGTCAGTTTTACGCACTTCCCCAATCACCGCAAACTTTTAAGCAGTTGCTTATGGTAGGCGGGATGGATAAGTATTTCCAGATCGTAAAATGTTTTCGTGATGAAGATCTAAGAGCAGATCGTCAACCTGAATTCACACAGATCGATTGCGAAATGGCTTTTGTGGAACAGGAAGATATCCTGAATATATTTGAAGGTTTGACCAGGCATTTGCTGAAGGAAATTCGCAATGTAGAAGTGAACGAATTCCCAAGAATGACTTATGCAGACGCTATGCGCAAATATGGGAATGACAAACCAGACATTCGTTTTGGGATGGAATTTGCCGAACTCGATGATGTAGCCAAGAATAAAGGGTTTAATGTTTTTGATCAACAGGAATTGGTTGTTGGGATAGCCGTTCCGGGCGCCGCTTCTTTTACGCGTAAAGAGATCGACAAACTTATATCATGGGTTAAAAGACCTCAAATTGGTGCCACTGGATTGGTTTGGGCAAAATATAATGAAGATGGAAGTTTAAAATCTTCAGTAGACAAATTTTACTCTCAGGAAGACTTGAAAGCCTGGGCGGAAGCTTCTTCAGCTAAACCTGGAGATCTCATACTCGTGATGGCTGGTGATGTTGATAAAACAAGAAGTCAGTTAAGTGCATTAAGAATGCATCTTGGTAATGAAATGGGACTTAGAAAATCTGATGAATTTGCACCTTTGTGGGTAGTAGATTTCCCTCTTCTTGAATGGGATGAGGATACTGAAAGATTCCACGCAATGCACCATCCATTTACGAGTCCGAAGAAAGAAGATTTCGCACTACTTGAAACAGATCCTGGGAAAGTTCGTGCAAACGCGTATGATCTTGTACTTAATGGAAATGAGATTGGCGGAGGTTCTATCAGGATACATGATAAAGAAACTCAGTCGCAAATGTTCAAATACCTTGGATTCACTCCGGAAGAAGCCGAAGAGCAATTTGGCTTTCTAATGGATGCTTTCCAATACGGAGCACCTCCACATGGTGGGATCGCTTTTGGATTCGACAGACTGGTAGCCATTCTTGGCGGACAGGAAAGTATTCGGGATTACATTGCATTTCCAAAGAATAACTCTGGAAGAGACGTGATGATCGATGCTCCAGCGAAACTCGATGAACAACAACTCACAGATTTACATCTTCAGTTGAAATCATAA
- a CDS encoding cold shock domain-containing protein yields the protein MQGTVKFFNESKGYGFITNDDTKRDIFVHITGLNGETIQEGDRVEYEETEGKKGVNATDVRIVE from the coding sequence ATGCAAGGCACAGTAAAATTTTTCAATGAATCTAAAGGTTATGGGTTCATTACAAATGACGACACCAAAAGAGACATTTTCGTACACATTACCGGTTTGAATGGTGAAACTATTCAGGAAGGCGATCGAGTAGAATACGAAGAAACTGAAGGGAAAAAAGGAGTTAACGCAACAGATGTTCGCATCGTTGAGTAA
- a CDS encoding chloride channel protein, with amino-acid sequence MFLSAVIGFVAGLFAVMIKNLTHLIQSLLEGEFVANYHDAFYFIFPVLGLLIVYLIIKFVLRQKVGHGIPTTLYAISRKKGIMKRFQMYASLITAPITVGFGGSVGLEGPTVATGASLGSNISRIFLMNQASRTLLIGCAAAGAMSSIFKAPIAAIIFAVEVFSLDLTLASLLPLLIASVSAILTSYFFFGSQIILPFTLEDQFTISEVPYYLVLGVVAAAFSVYFSRIYFGTTKLLAKITSPFVRLIFAGLGLGVLIYFIPPLYGEGYNVINNLLQENYLEALGTNLFNAYLENIWVVIILLAGLVIFKIIASALTFSAGGVGGIFAPVMFMGSAMGHCFALVVNNLGIFRNEISVSNFTLVGMAGLMAGVLHAPLTAIFLIAELTHGYELFIPLMITAAISYLITTKFEPHSVYTMELARRGDLLTHDKDQTVLTLMNISRVVEKNFIALEIDMNLGNVIHDGVMKSSRNIFPVIDENRNFMGIILLDDIRSIMFNEKLYNEVKVQEIMQQAPEIIDIENDRMKEIMRKFQESNAWNLPVVREGKYIGFISKSKLLTAYRQKLIEVTV; translated from the coding sequence ATGTTCCTAAGCGCGGTCATTGGATTTGTTGCCGGGCTCTTTGCGGTGATGATCAAAAACCTCACGCACCTTATCCAGAGTTTGCTTGAAGGGGAATTTGTGGCCAATTACCATGATGCATTCTACTTCATATTTCCGGTGCTTGGTCTTTTGATCGTGTACCTCATCATTAAATTTGTATTGCGACAAAAGGTTGGGCATGGAATTCCAACTACTTTATACGCCATTTCTCGTAAGAAGGGCATAATGAAAAGATTCCAGATGTACGCGTCTCTAATTACCGCGCCTATTACGGTTGGTTTTGGAGGCTCGGTTGGACTGGAAGGCCCAACCGTGGCGACCGGTGCTTCTCTGGGCTCTAATATTTCGCGTATATTTTTGATGAATCAGGCATCCAGGACCTTACTTATTGGATGCGCCGCAGCAGGTGCAATGTCCAGTATCTTTAAAGCTCCAATTGCCGCGATCATTTTTGCCGTGGAAGTTTTCAGTCTTGATTTAACGCTGGCTTCCCTCCTGCCGCTGCTAATTGCTTCGGTATCTGCTATACTTACTTCCTATTTTTTCTTCGGAAGTCAGATTATTTTACCTTTCACTTTAGAGGATCAATTTACAATTTCTGAAGTGCCTTATTATTTGGTGCTGGGTGTCGTAGCAGCAGCATTTTCGGTATATTTTTCCCGTATCTATTTTGGTACTACCAAACTGCTCGCTAAAATAACCTCTCCTTTTGTCAGGCTCATTTTTGCCGGATTGGGACTGGGAGTTCTTATTTATTTTATACCTCCATTATATGGTGAAGGTTATAACGTGATCAACAACCTCTTGCAGGAAAATTATCTCGAAGCCCTGGGAACAAATTTATTCAACGCTTACCTTGAGAATATCTGGGTGGTCATTATTTTGCTTGCAGGTCTGGTCATCTTTAAGATCATCGCTTCAGCATTGACTTTTAGTGCCGGCGGTGTTGGAGGGATCTTTGCACCAGTAATGTTTATGGGTAGCGCTATGGGACACTGTTTCGCGTTAGTCGTGAACAATCTTGGTATTTTCAGGAATGAGATCTCAGTAAGTAATTTTACATTGGTAGGAATGGCCGGACTTATGGCCGGAGTGTTGCACGCACCACTAACCGCTATTTTCCTTATTGCTGAACTTACCCATGGGTACGAACTTTTTATTCCGCTTATGATCACTGCGGCTATTTCCTATTTGATCACAACTAAGTTTGAACCTCATTCTGTGTATACCATGGAGCTGGCAAGACGTGGTGACCTTTTAACGCATGACAAAGATCAGACGGTTTTGACACTTATGAACATTAGTCGCGTAGTAGAAAAGAATTTTATCGCCCTGGAAATTGATATGAACCTGGGAAATGTTATCCATGACGGAGTGATGAAATCCTCACGTAATATTTTCCCTGTTATTGATGAAAATCGGAATTTTATGGGTATCATATTACTAGATGATATACGATCTATCATGTTCAATGAAAAATTATATAATGAAGTCAAGGTGCAGGAGATCATGCAGCAGGCTCCGGAAATCATAGACATTGAAAATGACCGAATGAAGGAGATCATGCGAAAATTCCAGGAAAGTAATGCCTGGAACTTACCGGTTGTTCGTGAGGGAAAATATATCGGGTTTATCTCCAAATCAAAATTGTTAACTGCCTATAGGCAGAAATTAATTGAAGTTACTGTATAG
- a CDS encoding efflux RND transporter permease subunit: MAKEKNNLDKEFALSSWAIKNKTTIYVAMALILFFGISAYFSMPRESFPEVKETKIYVSSIYPGNTAEDIEKLLTNPLEDKLKTVSNVVEITSTSQEDYSMIVIEFDEGIAVELAKQKVKDEIDSETSGEDWPTFNGAKVEPNVFELSLSEEIPILNINISGDYPVMKLKEFGEYLQDEIENLPEIKKVDIRGAQDKEIEVAVDIYKMMASSVSFNDITSAISNGNMTMSAGNYVTSGQRRTIRILGEIEEPSELNNFVVKSEDGDDVYLKDIADITFQEKEKTTYAREFGEQVVMLDVKKRSGKNMVAAAEQIELIVEKAKAEVFPTNLNVSITNDQSSKTIGQVDDLVNNIIFGIILVVTVLMFFLGFKNALFVGFAIPMSMFMSLMILNQLGYTMNTMILFGLIMGLGMLVDNGIVVVENVYRLMDEEGMSRVDAAKEGIGEIAFPIIISTATTVAAFIPLGLWPGLMGQFMIYFPITLSVVLGSSLVVAIFFNSVLVSQFMKTEDKNMPLKTIIRVSLIIAGIGLLIFLFGGEYAALGSLMIFTAIMVWIYRLFLRRMANKFQKSSLVKLENWYERRLTASFKNKRPYWIVGATFLMLIVAFVGFGASLGSQRTKVEFFPDNKPNQIIVYIEYPEGTDIEKTNAITKEIEERVYKVLNSDEYMDDGYNFMVESAVSQVGEGAGNPQTDGGSAAEMPHKGKITASMREYKYRRGKDSEVLRQKVQESLDGVYPGVLISVEKDQNGPPAGPPINIELEGEDYDQLIATAEQMREYINTKNIPAIDELKIDVNKDKPSMVVEVDREKAGELGVSAGQVGQQLRNSIFGTKAGVYKEGGEDYDIYVRFDEDSRYDNSALFNQTITFRNNKGQLREIPVSAVTTKSNKSGFSAIKHRDTRRVVTIYSVLSPGYTDAGAAVAQIQNEMRNFDGVPDEIKVDYTGQIEEQNKQQAFLVGAFFSGLGLIFLILIFQFNSISKPLIIMIAIFLSFIGVFGGIVISGSAFVIMMTMMGIISLAGIVVNNGVVLLDYAQLLIDRKKLRLGIPESEYLPQDELLKTIIRSGKARLRPVLLTAITTILGLIPLAIGLNLDFFSLFSEFDANIYFGGDNVIFWGPLAWTVIYGLIVATFLTLIIVPLLFYIAIRIKMWVHSKRTSSEEVENSNRIETTN; encoded by the coding sequence ATGGCGAAAGAAAAAAACAATCTGGACAAGGAGTTTGCGCTCTCGTCCTGGGCAATAAAGAATAAAACCACCATTTACGTGGCGATGGCTCTTATTCTGTTCTTCGGAATATCGGCTTATTTCAGCATGCCGCGGGAAAGTTTTCCTGAAGTAAAAGAAACGAAGATCTACGTTAGCTCGATATATCCCGGGAATACTGCGGAAGATATAGAGAAGTTGCTTACAAATCCTCTGGAAGACAAGTTGAAGACGGTAAGTAACGTAGTGGAAATTACCTCAACTTCACAGGAAGATTATTCCATGATCGTTATTGAATTTGACGAGGGAATTGCTGTGGAGCTTGCAAAGCAAAAGGTCAAAGATGAAATAGATTCTGAAACTTCAGGTGAAGACTGGCCAACTTTTAATGGTGCCAAAGTAGAACCCAATGTTTTTGAATTGAGTCTTTCAGAAGAAATTCCAATTCTGAATATTAATATTTCCGGAGATTACCCGGTAATGAAGCTGAAGGAGTTTGGAGAATACTTACAGGATGAGATCGAAAATCTACCTGAAATAAAGAAAGTAGATATTCGTGGAGCTCAGGATAAAGAAATTGAAGTAGCTGTGGATATCTATAAAATGATGGCGTCCTCCGTTAGTTTCAATGATATTACCAGTGCTATTTCGAACGGAAATATGACCATGAGTGCGGGTAATTATGTTACCAGCGGACAGCGAAGAACCATCAGAATCCTTGGTGAAATCGAAGAACCTTCAGAATTGAATAATTTCGTTGTTAAGTCTGAAGATGGTGATGATGTTTACCTGAAGGATATCGCTGATATTACTTTTCAGGAGAAAGAAAAGACCACCTACGCCCGTGAGTTTGGTGAGCAGGTGGTAATGCTGGATGTAAAGAAACGTTCAGGTAAAAATATGGTTGCTGCTGCAGAGCAGATCGAACTTATCGTTGAAAAAGCAAAAGCTGAAGTATTTCCAACTAACCTAAATGTAAGTATTACTAATGATCAATCTTCAAAGACCATTGGTCAGGTTGATGACCTGGTAAATAACATAATTTTCGGGATCATCCTGGTTGTGACGGTGCTAATGTTCTTCTTAGGATTTAAAAATGCACTCTTCGTTGGTTTTGCAATTCCAATGTCCATGTTCATGTCATTAATGATCCTGAACCAGTTAGGATACACCATGAATACAATGATCCTTTTTGGATTGATCATGGGACTTGGAATGCTGGTTGATAACGGAATTGTGGTAGTCGAGAATGTCTACCGACTTATGGACGAGGAAGGAATGAGCCGCGTGGATGCAGCGAAAGAAGGTATTGGTGAAATTGCATTTCCTATTATTATCTCTACAGCAACTACGGTTGCCGCCTTTATTCCGCTGGGATTATGGCCGGGACTAATGGGACAGTTCATGATCTATTTCCCCATAACACTATCGGTCGTACTGGGGTCTTCACTGGTCGTAGCAATATTTTTCAATTCGGTTCTGGTTTCTCAATTCATGAAAACAGAGGATAAAAATATGCCATTGAAAACCATTATTAGGGTTTCTTTAATCATTGCAGGAATTGGTCTGCTCATATTTTTATTTGGTGGAGAATATGCTGCGCTTGGTTCATTGATGATCTTTACAGCGATCATGGTATGGATCTACAGGTTATTTCTTCGAAGAATGGCGAATAAATTTCAGAAAAGTTCATTGGTAAAACTTGAGAACTGGTACGAAAGACGCCTAACCGCATCGTTTAAAAACAAACGCCCTTACTGGATCGTTGGAGCTACCTTTTTAATGTTGATCGTCGCTTTTGTAGGTTTTGGTGCTTCACTGGGATCTCAAAGAACCAAGGTTGAATTCTTTCCTGATAACAAACCGAACCAGATCATCGTATATATCGAATATCCTGAAGGTACCGATATTGAGAAGACCAATGCGATCACGAAGGAGATCGAAGAAAGGGTTTACAAAGTACTCAACAGTGATGAGTATATGGACGACGGTTATAACTTTATGGTCGAAAGTGCCGTTTCCCAGGTTGGTGAAGGTGCCGGGAATCCACAAACCGATGGTGGTTCTGCGGCTGAAATGCCACATAAAGGTAAGATCACAGCCTCTATGAGGGAGTACAAATACCGCCGCGGAAAGGACAGTGAGGTTTTGAGACAAAAGGTTCAGGAATCTCTGGACGGAGTTTACCCGGGAGTTTTGATTTCCGTAGAAAAAGATCAGAATGGTCCTCCTGCCGGTCCTCCTATTAATATTGAATTGGAAGGTGAAGATTATGATCAATTGATCGCGACTGCAGAGCAAATGCGTGAATATATAAACACTAAGAACATTCCTGCAATAGACGAGTTGAAGATCGATGTGAATAAAGACAAACCGTCGATGGTGGTAGAAGTTGACCGGGAAAAAGCTGGTGAATTAGGAGTAAGTGCCGGGCAGGTTGGACAACAACTTAGAAATTCCATCTTTGGAACAAAAGCTGGTGTGTACAAAGAAGGTGGCGAAGATTATGATATTTATGTAAGATTCGACGAGGATTCCAGATATGATAACAGCGCCTTGTTTAATCAAACAATCACTTTCAGAAATAATAAGGGTCAGTTAAGAGAAATACCCGTTTCAGCAGTAACTACGAAAAGTAATAAATCTGGGTTTAGTGCAATTAAGCACAGGGATACCAGGAGAGTTGTTACGATTTATTCTGTTTTATCTCCAGGGTATACAGATGCTGGTGCAGCCGTTGCGCAAATCCAGAATGAAATGCGGAATTTTGATGGCGTGCCAGATGAGATCAAGGTAGATTATACCGGGCAGATAGAAGAGCAAAATAAGCAACAGGCGTTTCTTGTAGGTGCATTCTTCAGCGGACTGGGACTCATATTCCTGATCCTGATCTTCCAGTTTAACTCTATCTCGAAACCATTGATCATTATGATCGCTATTTTCCTGAGTTTTATTGGAGTATTTGGAGGAATTGTCATTAGCGGTTCAGCCTTCGTGATCATGATGACGATGATGGGAATTATTTCTCTCGCGGGTATTGTGGTAAATAACGGGGTGGTACTGCTCGATTATGCACAGCTCTTGATTGACAGGAAGAAACTGCGTCTTGGAATACCAGAATCTGAATACCTTCCACAGGACGAACTCTTGAAAACGATCATTAGATCTGGAAAAGCACGTTTAAGACCAGTATTGCTTACTGCGATCACAACTATTCTTGGTTTGATTCCGCTGGCAATCGGACTAAACCTTGACTTTTTCAGTTTATTCAGTGAGTTTGACGCGAACATCTACTTTGGTGGAGATAACGTGATATTCTGGGGACCTCTGGCCTGGACAGTGATCTACGGTTTGATCGTAGCAACTTTCCTTACTTTAATCATTGTTCCATTATTGTTTTATATCGCGATAAGGATCAAAATGTGGGTTCATTCAAAAAGAACCTCTTCGGAAGAAGTTGAAAACTCAAACAGGATTGAAACTACGAACTAG
- a CDS encoding TolC family protein — protein MKSRISILIMLALSLQSFSQQDTIQTYQFSLMEAIEFGLENNYQSQIAQKDVEIALQQKWEIIAQGLPQISAGIDYQNFLKQPVTLLPASAFDNTQSTVNIVEQYFDNVNRNEVPVNSPEGFIPVQFGTQQSVNATATWNQLIFDGSYIVGIQSVKTLLQISKNAKTKTNLEIKKGIINAYGNVLLAEESVEIFEKNLGNVEKNFNDTQKIFENGLTEQEDVEQLEITKLNLENDLARSRRMLDIAYDMLNISLGIPVEKNVVATDDLNELALKYFDLSLLSETIPVEENIDYRIAKNTAEAADIQVKLQQAKALPTLSAFVNYGYQGFSNDFTFLNGNQEYFGQSILGVSLNIPIFSSGMRSAKTQQRKLEYEQAMLDLEQTESQVKSDINSAKSEYQFSLDNYKNATKNLELSERIENKNQIKFFEGIASSFELSEAQRQLYTAQQNYLQAMLQVITAKVELENLLDTRTYTSDN, from the coding sequence ATGAAAAGTAGAATATCAATTTTAATTATGCTGGCCTTAAGCCTGCAAAGTTTCTCGCAGCAGGATACGATCCAGACCTATCAGTTTTCCCTTATGGAAGCGATAGAATTTGGACTGGAAAACAATTACCAGTCACAAATAGCACAAAAGGATGTGGAGATCGCTCTTCAGCAAAAATGGGAGATTATCGCCCAGGGTTTGCCGCAAATTAGTGCTGGAATAGATTACCAGAACTTCCTGAAACAACCGGTCACCTTGCTTCCAGCAAGTGCATTTGACAACACTCAAAGTACCGTGAACATTGTCGAACAATACTTCGATAATGTGAATAGAAACGAGGTGCCTGTAAATTCTCCGGAAGGATTTATACCGGTGCAGTTTGGAACTCAGCAAAGCGTAAATGCTACAGCAACCTGGAATCAGTTAATTTTCGATGGCTCTTATATAGTAGGAATTCAATCTGTAAAAACGCTGCTTCAAATTTCCAAAAATGCCAAGACCAAAACAAATCTTGAGATCAAGAAAGGTATTATCAATGCCTACGGAAATGTTTTACTGGCGGAAGAAAGTGTTGAAATCTTTGAGAAAAATCTCGGTAATGTTGAGAAGAACTTCAATGATACCCAGAAGATCTTTGAAAACGGTCTAACGGAACAGGAAGATGTGGAGCAATTGGAAATTACCAAGCTTAACCTTGAAAATGATCTCGCCAGAAGCCGAAGAATGCTGGATATCGCCTATGATATGCTAAACATAAGCCTTGGAATCCCGGTAGAGAAAAATGTAGTTGCCACCGATGATCTAAACGAACTGGCGCTTAAATATTTCGATCTTTCCTTATTATCTGAGACAATTCCGGTAGAAGAAAATATCGATTATCGTATCGCTAAGAATACGGCAGAAGCCGCAGATATACAGGTAAAACTTCAGCAGGCGAAAGCACTCCCTACCTTAAGCGCATTTGTGAATTATGGTTACCAGGGCTTTAGTAATGACTTTACTTTTTTAAATGGAAATCAGGAATATTTTGGACAGTCCATATTAGGAGTGAGTCTTAATATACCAATTTTCAGCAGCGGGATGCGAAGTGCCAAAACTCAGCAGCGAAAACTTGAGTATGAGCAGGCAATGCTTGATCTGGAACAAACCGAAAGCCAGGTAAAAAGTGATATTAACAGTGCTAAAAGTGAATACCAGTTTAGCCTTGATAATTACAAGAATGCTACTAAAAACCTCGAACTATCTGAAAGAATCGAAAACAAGAACCAGATCAAGTTCTTCGAAGGGATCGCCAGTAGTTTCGAGCTTAGTGAAGCGCAACGACAGTTATACACTGCACAGCAAAACTATTTACAAGCCATGTTACAGGTGATCACTGCTAAAGTGGAACTGGAAAACCTGTTAGACACCCGTACTTATACATCAGATAATTAG